In Desulfobaculum bizertense DSM 18034, the following are encoded in one genomic region:
- a CDS encoding tetratricopeptide repeat protein: protein MSTSNLPIDENSLRDKICSLKDQREYRSLAEYLIGALASGRVPSNLHAKAYNELGLAHLQLDEALEAEKAFIAAIEHDPDAINPRFNLGNIALYAQKYTQGLNLFREILEKEPEHIGARFHAGLCLAMSDKPDEALPYFMYSASAAPEAMGPNFWSGETLLSQKRFEDALPYFRKAAEITPDHRESQRGIAICLFETWQFEECIDQCDALILSGKGSEYLAFQIKGDALIEIGEIESAALCHLQLADMDFDARDFLVMRAKELTKQYPNDVSRYIDTVLDVIPELKRAFDRISTHDDAAENPARSTKEEASDA, encoded by the coding sequence ATGAGTACGAGCAACCTGCCTATCGACGAAAACAGCCTCAGAGACAAAATCTGTTCGCTGAAAGACCAGCGAGAATACCGCTCACTGGCTGAATACCTGATCGGTGCACTGGCCTCTGGTCGTGTTCCGTCAAACCTCCATGCAAAAGCATACAACGAGCTGGGCCTCGCCCACCTCCAGCTCGACGAAGCTCTCGAAGCTGAAAAGGCATTTATTGCGGCCATCGAGCACGATCCCGACGCAATAAATCCGCGATTCAACCTCGGAAACATCGCCCTTTATGCCCAGAAATATACGCAGGGCCTCAATCTCTTCCGTGAAATCCTCGAAAAAGAGCCAGAACACATTGGCGCGCGATTCCACGCGGGCCTCTGCCTCGCCATGAGTGACAAGCCTGACGAAGCGCTGCCCTACTTTATGTATAGCGCAAGCGCAGCGCCAGAAGCGATGGGACCCAATTTCTGGTCCGGCGAAACCCTGCTTTCCCAAAAACGCTTTGAAGATGCTTTGCCATATTTCCGCAAGGCCGCAGAGATTACCCCAGACCATCGGGAATCCCAGCGCGGTATTGCAATCTGCCTATTTGAAACCTGGCAGTTCGAAGAGTGTATTGACCAGTGTGATGCCCTTATTTTGTCTGGCAAGGGTTCAGAATACCTTGCTTTCCAGATCAAAGGCGATGCGTTGATCGAGATTGGAGAGATCGAATCCGCCGCACTGTGCCACCTGCAACTTGCTGACATGGACTTCGACGCACGCGATTTTCTTGTCATGCGGGCCAAAGAACTGACCAAGCAGTATCCAAACGACGTCTCCCGATACATTGACACGGTCCTCGACGTCATTCCCGAACTGAAACGCGCTTTTGACCGCATTTCCACACACGACGATGCGGCAGAAAATCCTGCGCGGTCAACAAAAGAGGAGGCATCTGATGCCTAA
- a CDS encoding 4Fe-4S dicluster domain-containing protein has translation MPKEQDALDIINDPKNRISGTEGPETEKVDQSEGEAPGTEKKGFNRRNFLKFGGAAAAVATVAGAGSAGFAIGRADDAYTGYNRTYQGGDQFFNREPFRCDVPVMMTPVAKVERPNWTDFLFKRMHELVNIIKRGEWTPDMGVEKLPGPVGDHYRARPGDLEIMLNSLQRNVRRSQAWKEHGNKRYALAGAYNMAFAKGGMEFPDGTNRVPADPADEYKRTGKPVPPEDWDFRGISRKEPMKFKSPAHASKLIKRMAHQFGMSLVGIAKFDPRFMFKNLMRGMPQEGREWGDRVPEHWKSIIVFGVPMNWDGTYSAIGYSTSFDAYFRSRCAAGLMEQFLKELGYPARAEFPGHNYEIMMSPYVQLAGLGQYSRAGLVMVPELGANFRPAAVITNIEFEYDRPIDVKMADFCLKCKICADSCPSGAITHDDRPQTVVRGFRRWKLNEEKCYSMWAGGTTQDGLGCRVCVGVCPYSRKNTWVHTISREVEPRDPTGLFSTGLLAMQKNFFKFNEAEDYRSDWDGGKEANYHNPPWWLRAENFLDIEKDWKYHGME, from the coding sequence ATGCCTAAAGAACAAGATGCATTGGACATCATTAATGATCCAAAAAATCGCATCTCCGGCACGGAAGGACCGGAGACCGAAAAAGTGGATCAGAGTGAAGGAGAAGCTCCAGGCACCGAGAAAAAGGGCTTCAACCGTCGCAATTTCCTAAAATTTGGTGGTGCTGCCGCCGCAGTCGCGACCGTTGCTGGCGCGGGTTCTGCTGGTTTCGCCATCGGCCGGGCTGACGACGCATACACTGGCTACAACCGCACCTATCAGGGCGGCGACCAGTTCTTTAACCGCGAACCATTCCGCTGCGATGTTCCGGTTATGATGACCCCTGTGGCCAAAGTCGAGCGCCCGAACTGGACTGACTTCCTTTTCAAACGCATGCATGAGCTGGTCAACATCATTAAAAGAGGTGAGTGGACCCCGGACATGGGCGTTGAAAAACTGCCTGGACCGGTGGGAGACCACTACCGTGCACGCCCTGGCGATCTCGAAATTATGCTGAACTCCTTGCAGCGTAACGTCCGCCGCAGTCAGGCATGGAAAGAGCACGGCAACAAGCGCTATGCTCTTGCTGGTGCCTACAACATGGCATTTGCAAAGGGTGGCATGGAATTCCCTGATGGCACCAACCGCGTGCCAGCAGATCCTGCTGACGAATACAAACGCACGGGCAAGCCCGTTCCGCCAGAAGACTGGGATTTCCGAGGCATCTCCCGCAAAGAGCCGATGAAATTCAAGTCCCCTGCCCATGCGTCCAAGCTCATCAAGCGCATGGCTCACCAGTTTGGCATGTCCCTCGTTGGCATTGCCAAATTTGACCCGCGCTTCATGTTCAAAAACCTCATGCGCGGTATGCCTCAGGAAGGCCGTGAATGGGGGGATCGCGTTCCAGAACACTGGAAATCCATCATTGTGTTTGGTGTGCCCATGAACTGGGACGGCACCTATTCCGCAATTGGATATTCCACGTCTTTTGACGCGTATTTCCGCTCCCGCTGTGCAGCAGGCCTCATGGAACAATTCCTGAAAGAACTGGGCTATCCGGCTCGCGCAGAGTTCCCCGGTCACAACTACGAAATCATGATGAGCCCTTACGTTCAGCTCGCTGGCCTTGGTCAGTACAGCCGCGCTGGTCTGGTCATGGTTCCGGAGCTTGGTGCAAACTTCCGGCCCGCAGCAGTCATCACAAACATTGAGTTTGAATACGACAGACCCATTGACGTAAAAATGGCTGACTTCTGCCTCAAGTGTAAAATCTGCGCAGACAGCTGCCCCTCCGGTGCAATCACACACGACGACCGTCCCCAGACTGTTGTCCGTGGTTTCAGGCGCTGGAAGCTCAACGAAGAGAAATGCTACTCCATGTGGGCTGGCGGCACGACACAGGACGGCCTTGGTTGCCGAGTCTGCGTTGGTGTCTGCCCCTACTCCAGAAAGAACACCTGGGTTCATACCATTTCTCGTGAAGTCGAGCCTCGTGACCCAACAGGTCTGTTCTCCACAGGACTGCTGGCCATGCAGAAAAACTTCTTCAAATTCAATGAAGCCGAAGATTACCGTTCCGACTGGGACGGCGGCAAAGAGGCAAACTACCACAATCCGCCGTGGTGGCTGCGTGCAGAAAACTTCCTCGATATCGAAAAGGACTGGAAGTACCACGGAATGGAATAG